The Thermacetogenium phaeum DSM 12270 genome segment CATTCCAGAAACATACCCGGGGTGATTGCTGTTTTATCGGGAACAAGCTCGATTTCCATTTGGGACAGTTTATTGATTTCATGTTCTACCGAAGCGCTGAGCACATCCTTGAGATATCCTAAAAGTTCCCTGTTTGGAGAATACAGCTTAAAGCCATCAAACACTAGAGCCACCTCCCGTATATGGTTGTCTCTGTCTCTGCAATTCCTGCATCAGCCAAAAAGGTTAGTGAGTTATTGCCAGATGCCAGTTCGAAGAAATCTCCTTCCATATCCTTCAACACATTAATCCCGTTCACTTTTGCCGTCCAATGGTCAAGATCAAGTATTAGTTCATCGCCTGCATAAAGGTTTCCACTATACCTCAAAAACCTGCTTCCCAGCTGAATTCCCGGCTTTATTACTACATTTGGGTTATCAGAGAGAAGTTCCACTTCATCTATCCAGCTTGCATAGCTTTGCGCAACCCTTGCCTCAAAGAACACAAACACAGTACCGCCTGGGTCGGTCGGAATAACCGTTCCGGTAATCTCATTCCAACTGCCGGCTGTCCCGGACAACATTGTCCCTGATATCTGAGGATACTGCCAGTTGGTAGTTTCTTCTTCCGCATAGACTGTAAGTCCGTTATTAACCTGCGACTTTACTCTTGCCTTAAAAGGATACGCATGCCCTGCCTGGTAGCCTGTCATGGTGAAGTAGCAGCGAGGGATGGCGCTGGTTGTATTGTTCTTCTGCAGCCTGCCCGAAGCAGCTCCGGCATATTTTTCCGTTGTATCCCGGGTGAGGCTGCCGGAGGACCCCTCGGTTGCCTGAAAGATCCAGCCAGTGGTGTCTTTTTCAAAGCCGGGGTTGGGGCATAAGTTATCAGGAAGCGCCGCATTATTGCGGATGGTGATTACAGGGACTTCCGGACAAGTTCCAGGATTGTTCAAAACAAGTTGTTGTCCTCCTGTTATACCGCTAAAAAGATAATGTTGCCCGTCTATTGAATAATAAAATGGGTCCGGGCAGAGGAAGGTAAGGCTTCCCTTTCCGACGGTTGCAATTCTTTCAAGCTCGGTAGTGCCCAACAGCACTGCATTTACGGCTTTATCCGGAATGTCCGGCAGAATTAGCTGTCTAGGGCCCTTCCCGGGATCCAGCCATGCTGCTGCCTCAAAAATTCTCATTCGAAGGTCCTGCCGGTTTGAGCAAACAAAGGCTATATCGATTTTAATCTCCCTAGCTCCCAAGTGATAACCCTGGTATATTGCACCGCATCGTCCCGGAAGTTCAGTTATTCTGCTCTGGATTCCCGGCAAAATTGAATCATGCACTTTCTGAAGCAATATTTTTTTCTCTCTGCTTCTTATACCGTCATAAATAAACTCACTCATCAGATTTGCACCCCTTGAGCACGCAGGTTTTGCAGGGATCGCCTGCTTAGAATTTCGGATATTGTAGGTGTAATTACCCTGGCAATTTCCTTGGCATCAAGATATATGGGTACTTCAATTGCGATTCGCGACGGACTAAATAATCCTGTTGCGTCTGCGCTGGTAAACCCAGGCGATATATTAAAATCTGTCGGCACTGCATTTTGCATATCGTCCGCCACTCTGGCCATAGCCTTGTCAAATCCCTCACCAATACCCAGTGCCATATTGCCGCCAATGCCTTCAAAAACAGTGGACGGAGATCTGATTCCAAGAAAATTCTTTACTCCATCAACAATACCGGAAAAGAAACCGGAAACCTTATCCTTAATCCAGCTACCAAGGCTTTTAATACCTTCCCAGATGCCTTTTACAATGTTCTTACCAATCTCAACCACTGAAACAACCGCCTTGCCCAAACCTTCTATAATAGCCGCAACAATCTGAGGTAAAGACTTTACTAGTTCTGGAATGGCTTTCACTAGCCCGGCAGCAAGCTGTACGATAAGCGTAATTCCCAATTCTATGATCTTCGGCATATTGTTCGTCACAAAGTCAATGATTGTTGTAATTATCCTCGGCAGTGCTTCAATTAGTTCTGGCAATGCATTTAAAAGTCCCTGCGCCAGTCCTTGAATCAATGTAAAAGCAGCTTCAAGGATTTTGTCCATATTATCCAGCAGCCCTTGCACAATGGTGATCACTGCTTGAACCGCTGCTGGAATTAGCTCAGGTAATGCTTCTCCAAGCCCCATTACCAACGCTGTGATTAGCTGTACCGCCGCATCAATGAGTAAAGGCAGGTTATCAATGAGTGTACCTGCAATGGTCATGACTGCATCTACTGCCGCCGGGATCAGCTCCGGCAGCAGGCTCAAGAGAGTTTGAAGCACCTGAGAGAACAATTCAGTTACAGTTTGCAACAGCACGGGAAGCAGATCTTTGACTGCTGAGATAATTGCACCGGTTGCCTCCGGCAGAGCAGCCACTATATTTTCCAAAACCGGTACAATATTTTTAACTACAGCCTGAAAGGCATCCACAAGATTTTGTGTTAGGTTCGTCATATCAGCGTTCGCATTGCCAAGTCCTGCTATAAATGAACTTAGAGAGGCTTGTAAAAGACCAATGGAACCGCTGATGGTCTGGGTAGACTCTCTTGCGAAGTTGCCAGCATACTGTTCGGTTTTTTCAAAAAACATCTGCATGGCGATCTCGGCCTTTTCGGCATTGGTTGCGCTATTCCAGGCAAAATCCAGCCCTTTTGCAAGAGCATAAGCTTCGATGGTAGTGGCGTTCATGGCGACGCCCAGATTATCCATCATGGTGAAGTTACCCTTGGCTGCGCCAGCGATGGATTCCATGGCAGTCTGCATGTCAATGCCCATAACCGAAGCCATATCTGCCGCCCGTTGCATGGCCTTCTCAGTAAGCTCCAGACTTTTTTGCTGATCGACACCAGCACCCTGAAACAGTGCGCCCATTTTGTTGGCGGTGGCAAGGTACTCGGATTGGGACAAGCCCAGATTCTTGTAGGCTTCTTCTCCCGTTTTTTGGATACGTGCAGCATATTCTCCAAACACAGCTTCAGAACCGCCAAGGTTCTGCTCAAGCTCACCAAACTGCTCCACGACCTCTTTTCCCAGCTTGATGGCAGCCGCGCCCGCTGCGGCCGCTGCAGCACCCATAGCCGCGCCAACACCTTTAAGAACGCTGCCCAGCTTCTCAAATTTCGAGCTGGATTTTTCGGCATTGTCTCCACTTTCCTTCAATTCGTCCCCAAGTTCATCTGCACTTTCAGCAGACTGTTCGAGTTCGCGCTCCATTTTGTTCAGCTCGGCTTTGGCGTTGTTGAGCTGTATCTGCCAGGACTGCGTCCGCTTGTCGGTCTCCCCGAAAGAGGAGGCGGCGTTGGCAAGCGCTTTCTCCAAAGTAGCTATTTTTTCTTTCTGCAATTCGATCTCTTTGTTAAGCACCTTGTTTCTTGCAGTAACAGCTTCAACTGACTTATCCTGCTTATCAAACTGAGATGCGACCAGGTTCATTTCGCTACCCAGTACCTTAAAACTTTGGTTGATCTCACGAATGGCGTTTTTAAATTCCTTTTCGCCTTCAATCCCGATCTTCAGGCCAAAATTGTCTGCCACATAACCGCCTCCTTTCCTGCAAAATTTTTAAATTCCGTAAGGTATCACATCATCAATGGTCAGCATACGCTTCGGTTTGGACAGTCCTAAAAACTGCTTATGGCACTCCCATAAATCAAGCAGGTATCCAATAGGCATGAGCCATACTTCTTCCTCTGAACGATTAAGCTGGACAGTGCCGTAATATAAAAGCCGAGTGAACGATTCCTCATCGCTCACTCGGCCGGTGTGTTTTTTAAATCATCCTCACTTTCAACGTTTCTTTTGGTCCCCTTGAACATTGCTTCCATAATAGCGTTTTTATATGCTGCCAGTTCCAAAGGAGATGTGAGAAGTTCCACTGTCTCTTCGGTAAGGAGTTCACGCTTTTCTTGATTTTTGAGGTTGTGTATCAAAATGCTCTGGTTGGCCAGCAGTGTAATCAGCCACACCACTTCGTCAAGAGCCATTTCGAAGTTCTCGGTTTTCATCAGTTTTGTGCCGAGGTTTTCAAGACCGCCGTATCTTTTTGCAATCTCCTTTGTCGCTTTAGTGGTTAGTATAAGCTGATATTCTTCATCGCCGATTTTGATAATCGCGCTTCTGTCATTATCCTGCATCATTCACTGCCTCCTCCCACAGCAAATACCGGCTCATAAACTTCCGTATACCAGCCGGTAATAGTTTCAGGCGATACACCGGGATCGTCTTCGCTGACCTCCGCCTTCCAAGGGTGCTTTCCCTGGCCATCTGGTTTGTTACGTCTCATGACTGTCCCTTCAATGGTGGGTGTCGAAAAGGTAATGCTGTCGCCCTTCGTCTGCAGATTTGTCGCCGGGATTCCGAATTTAACCCTGTAAAGCCAAAAATACCTGTACTTGCCGTTAGCTTTCTTGGCTCTAAAGCCAATTGCCACAGGCGCACCTCCATCCTCACTGGTGGAAATCAGCACCTTATTGTCATCAAGGGTGGCTCCCGTCAAAACCTCAGCAGCGTCTACTCCGATATCTGCAACACCAAGAGTCAGTGTGCCGCTTTGAAATTCCTTGACCACTTCTGCCGCCCCGTCATCGGCATAAAGTGTCGCCTCTGCTAGCTCCACAGAAAGTTCTGCCGTAATAGCCTTAGCCAGCGGAACAGGAGTGTCGTATGTCTCTTCTCCGTTTTCATTCTCAGTTATTTTGGCATAATATAACCTGTCCAGTCCGATTGTGGCCATGTTTTTCATTCCTCCTTTACTTCATACTCTTTTGCCACATCAATGGCATAGTGGTGATAGCCGGTACCGTCCTCATGGCCTATATACCGCCTGTCGGTAATGGTAAAGCCTGCTTGGAGCAATGTGTTCACTATTTCGTTTTTACGGGCAGTGTAGTTTCCCTTTATAAATAAAGACAACCTTACCTCCTGGGTTTCTACCTGAGGCCGGTTGTCTGCAAAAACCTCAAATGTATCTGTCATCGGAGTAATGACAAGGTACTCATCCGGCGGTACACCGCTAAATACCCCGGTTTCAATGGGGATACCCAAACCATCCAATAACGAGTTTAATTCTGACAATATGCTCATATACGACCCAGCTCCTGTTCCAGTCTTGATTTCATTGCTTCGATGCAGGACTTCCTTGTAGCTGATTTTGCCGGTTTCAAAAAGGGCCTTGGAGGCTGCCCGGACTTGCCATACTCAATAATATTAGCAATCTTCGCATTGCTTTCCCCATCCTTCCTTGGTTCAGTAAAGCCGATTTTTATGTTGTGGTTTCCATCCCTGTCCTGTTTGGCAGGAGAGAGTCCCAAAGCATTTACCAATTCACCGGTTGCTCTGGACGGATATTTAGTGCCGTTCCCGATAACTGACTGAAGATTGGACTTCACTTTTGAAAGAACCACTTCCCCGCCTGCTTCCAGCACCTTAGGTATGATTTCGTCTGTTCTTTCTCCAAGTCTGGATAACTTGAGCAAGAACTCTTCCGGCATTTTAACTTCCACCTTAGCCACGTTGCAGCCCCTCCTTTTATGCTTTGCTTGATTTCACCTTTTCCGCAAGCACCTCAATATACATTCCGCGTCCCTTCACATCCTCTACACTGATAATGTTGTACCTGCCATCGATGCAAACGAGTACAAGATCTGTAGTAATTTCAAGGTTAGGGATCCTACGGAAGCGGAACAGGGCAGACGCCTGCGAAAACGCCGCCCTGTTTGCCCATTTTTCACTGCCATGCCTATCTTCCTTGTATGCCCTTACCGAAGCAAGAATGACATCACCTTTTTCAGTAAAACCCTCACCGTCCTTAACCGGCTTGACTGAGATAATGTCCACGAAAGTATTCATTTTCCCAAGACCCATATTTACACCTTCCAATCCCGGTCAAGCCGCAGCAATAGATTAGCTGTATTCCATACCTGCTGTCCTGCCTGCACACTATCCCCAAAAAAGCCAGCCGTCGAGCCATCCCTGCTTTCATAAAAATGGCTCGACAGCATAATGACAGCCTGCTCAGTAGTAGGCGGCATGGGGTTTTCGGCATAATATCCTTCCGGCTTTTTCTGGTAGCTTTCCGCATAGGCAACTGCGGCTTTGATATAGTCCTGCAGAAGTGCGTCATCTTCGCTGTGCTGCAATATGAGGTTTGCTTTAACCTTCTCCAAAAGTTCCATGCCGCGGCACCTCCGTTTTCATTAAGCTGATTTCTGCTGCAGTATCTTGACTGCTTCAGACAGTACCAGTTTGCCATCTACACGTTGTGTTGCCATGAATCCAACTTGTCCGGTCGCAGCATACAACTCATTAAGCCGCTTAAATACCCTGCCCTGACGGTCTGCCACCCAGTAATAAGAAAAATCGCCGAATACAATCGTTTTTGCTCCGGCGGCAATGACTGGCATGAATGCAGAAGTTTTAACTGGACGATTGAGGATAGTATCCGGTGTTCCAGCAGTTACAGAAGGCTGCCAGAGATACTGACCGTTGTTGTCTTTGAGCTTCCTTATAGCTTTAATTGTCGAATCATTCATAATGAATACAGCGTTCCTGCGGTACGGAGACTTTAGGCTGTAGAACAAGTCCATGATCTCGTCAAGGGTAATGGCTGT includes the following:
- a CDS encoding distal tail protein Dit, yielding MSEFIYDGIRSREKKILLQKVHDSILPGIQSRITELPGRCGAIYQGYHLGAREIKIDIAFVCSNRQDLRMRIFEAAAWLDPGKGPRQLILPDIPDKAVNAVLLGTTELERIATVGKGSLTFLCPDPFYYSIDGQHYLFSGITGGQQLVLNNPGTCPEVPVITIRNNAALPDNLCPNPGFEKDTTGWIFQATEGSSGSLTRDTTEKYAGAASGRLQKNNTTSAIPRCYFTMTGYQAGHAYPFKARVKSQVNNGLTVYAEEETTNWQYPQISGTMLSGTAGSWNEITGTVIPTDPGGTVFVFFEARVAQSYASWIDEVELLSDNPNVVIKPGIQLGSRFLRYSGNLYAGDELILDLDHWTAKVNGINVLKDMEGDFFELASGNNSLTFLADAGIAETETTIYGRWL
- a CDS encoding phage tail protein, which produces MADNFGLKIGIEGEKEFKNAIREINQSFKVLGSEMNLVASQFDKQDKSVEAVTARNKVLNKEIELQKEKIATLEKALANAASSFGETDKRTQSWQIQLNNAKAELNKMERELEQSAESADELGDELKESGDNAEKSSSKFEKLGSVLKGVGAAMGAAAAAAGAAAIKLGKEVVEQFGELEQNLGGSEAVFGEYAARIQKTGEEAYKNLGLSQSEYLATANKMGALFQGAGVDQQKSLELTEKAMQRAADMASVMGIDMQTAMESIAGAAKGNFTMMDNLGVAMNATTIEAYALAKGLDFAWNSATNAEKAEIAMQMFFEKTEQYAGNFARESTQTISGSIGLLQASLSSFIAGLGNANADMTNLTQNLVDAFQAVVKNIVPVLENIVAALPEATGAIISAVKDLLPVLLQTVTELFSQVLQTLLSLLPELIPAAVDAVMTIAGTLIDNLPLLIDAAVQLITALVMGLGEALPELIPAAVQAVITIVQGLLDNMDKILEAAFTLIQGLAQGLLNALPELIEALPRIITTIIDFVTNNMPKIIELGITLIVQLAAGLVKAIPELVKSLPQIVAAIIEGLGKAVVSVVEIGKNIVKGIWEGIKSLGSWIKDKVSGFFSGIVDGVKNFLGIRSPSTVFEGIGGNMALGIGEGFDKAMARVADDMQNAVPTDFNISPGFTSADATGLFSPSRIAIEVPIYLDAKEIARVITPTISEILSRRSLQNLRAQGVQI
- a CDS encoding major tail protein, giving the protein MATIGLDRLYYAKITENENGEETYDTPVPLAKAITAELSVELAEATLYADDGAAEVVKEFQSGTLTLGVADIGVDAAEVLTGATLDDNKVLISTSEDGGAPVAIGFRAKKANGKYRYFWLYRVKFGIPATNLQTKGDSITFSTPTIEGTVMRRNKPDGQGKHPWKAEVSEDDPGVSPETITGWYTEVYEPVFAVGGGSE
- a CDS encoding HK97 gp10 family phage protein, coding for MAKVEVKMPEEFLLKLSRLGERTDEIIPKVLEAGGEVVLSKVKSNLQSVIGNGTKYPSRATGELVNALGLSPAKQDRDGNHNIKIGFTEPRKDGESNAKIANIIEYGKSGQPPRPFLKPAKSATRKSCIEAMKSRLEQELGRI
- a CDS encoding head-tail adaptor protein, with translation MGLGKMNTFVDIISVKPVKDGEGFTEKGDVILASVRAYKEDRHGSEKWANRAAFSQASALFRFRRIPNLEITTDLVLVCIDGRYNIISVEDVKGRGMYIEVLAEKVKSSKA
- a CDS encoding head-tail connector protein, which encodes MELLEKVKANLILQHSEDDALLQDYIKAAVAYAESYQKKPEGYYAENPMPPTTEQAVIMLSSHFYESRDGSTAGFFGDSVQAGQQVWNTANLLLRLDRDWKV